In one Candidatus Nitronereus thalassa genomic region, the following are encoded:
- the mtnP gene encoding S-methyl-5'-thioadenosine phosphorylase: MAVKPRADIAVIGGSGLYEMEGLTRVREVRVATPFGKPSDVLVIGTLAGQQVAFLSRHGRRHRISPSLINYRANIYALKSLGVKRIFSVSAVGSMKEHIEPGHLVLPDQFIDRTTQRAGTFFDQGLVAHVAFSEPICGELAGIVHRAAQEVGAITHAGGTYVCIEGPQFSTKAESNLYRQWGVDVIGMTNIPEAKLAREAEMCYATLALATDYDCWHETEESVTVEAILSIMHANVVQAKKVILKALQYTGNPRTCFCGIALQQAIVTAPEAISASDRRRYQLFLPPQLKKKPKRS; this comes from the coding sequence ATGGCTGTAAAACCTCGAGCGGATATTGCCGTGATTGGCGGGAGTGGGTTGTATGAAATGGAAGGCCTGACTCGGGTGCGTGAAGTGCGAGTGGCTACACCGTTTGGCAAGCCTTCGGATGTTCTGGTAATTGGAACGTTGGCTGGTCAGCAGGTCGCCTTTTTATCGCGTCATGGCCGAAGGCATCGTATAAGCCCGTCCTTGATTAATTACCGGGCTAATATCTATGCCCTAAAATCTCTTGGAGTGAAAAGAATTTTTTCCGTAAGTGCAGTAGGCAGCATGAAGGAACATATTGAACCTGGGCATCTGGTGTTGCCGGATCAATTCATTGATCGAACGACTCAACGTGCGGGAACTTTTTTCGATCAGGGCCTCGTGGCCCATGTGGCGTTTTCCGAACCTATCTGTGGTGAGCTTGCGGGGATTGTTCACCGTGCCGCCCAAGAGGTGGGCGCGATCACCCATGCCGGTGGCACCTACGTGTGTATCGAAGGGCCGCAATTTTCGACAAAGGCGGAATCGAACCTATATCGACAATGGGGCGTGGATGTGATTGGCATGACCAATATTCCTGAGGCGAAGCTCGCCAGAGAAGCGGAGATGTGCTATGCCACTCTGGCCTTGGCAACAGATTATGATTGTTGGCATGAAACCGAAGAGTCGGTCACGGTGGAAGCCATTTTAAGCATCATGCATGCCAATGTGGTCCAAGCCAAAAAAGTTATTTTGAAAGCCCTCCAGTATACCGGCAACCCACGAACATGTTTCTGTGGAATCGCATTGCAGCAGGCAATTGTGACTGCGCCGGAAGCCATTTCAGCGTCAGACAGGCGGCGCTATCAATTATTTTTACCACCTCAACTGAAGAAGAAACCTAAAAGGAGTTGA
- a CDS encoding PfkB family carbohydrate kinase, giving the protein MGKLLVVGSVAFDTVKTPFGEVEDVLGGSATYFSTAASFFTEVDLIAVVGEDFPEQHIEFLKGRGIDISGLERRSGKTFRWKGEYSYQLNEAQTLDTQLNVLETFRPKIPDHYRNPDLLFLGNIDPELQLDVLNQVKRPKLVACDTMNFWIGGKREALWKVLEKVDVLVINDGEARELGQDSNLVKVAQETLARGPKHLIIKRGEYGVLMFNEKHTFGAPAFPLEMVKDPTGAGDTFAGGFMGHLAATGDFSDAGLRRAIVFGSVMASFNVEAFSLDRLRDLDYKEVETRFREFKRLTHFEDLS; this is encoded by the coding sequence ATGGGAAAATTGTTAGTGGTGGGGTCCGTGGCCTTTGATACGGTCAAGACTCCGTTTGGTGAAGTCGAGGATGTCTTGGGAGGATCGGCCACGTATTTCTCAACGGCTGCCAGTTTCTTTACGGAGGTCGATTTGATTGCGGTCGTTGGGGAAGACTTTCCAGAACAGCATATTGAATTTTTAAAGGGGCGGGGCATTGATATCTCCGGACTTGAACGTCGAAGCGGAAAGACATTTCGATGGAAAGGTGAATATTCCTACCAACTCAATGAAGCGCAGACCCTGGATACTCAACTCAATGTGCTTGAAACATTTCGTCCTAAAATTCCCGATCATTATCGGAACCCGGATTTGTTGTTCTTGGGGAATATCGACCCCGAACTGCAACTCGATGTCTTAAATCAAGTCAAGCGTCCAAAGCTCGTGGCCTGCGATACCATGAATTTTTGGATCGGCGGGAAGCGTGAGGCATTATGGAAAGTGCTGGAAAAGGTCGATGTGTTGGTCATCAATGATGGGGAAGCCCGAGAACTCGGGCAAGATTCAAATTTAGTCAAGGTTGCGCAGGAGACGCTTGCCCGCGGGCCGAAACATTTGATCATCAAGCGGGGCGAATATGGCGTCCTGATGTTTAACGAGAAACATACCTTTGGGGCCCCAGCCTTCCCATTAGAAATGGTGAAAGATCCTACTGGCGCCGGGGACACGTTTGCCGGAGGGTTTATGGGACATCTGGCCGCCACCGGAGATTTCTCGGATGCGGGATTGCGGCGGGCGATTGTCTTTGGGTCTGTCATGGCGTCCTTTAATGTCGAAGCCTTTAGTCTTGACCGTTTGCGCGACCTAGACTATAAGGAGGTAGAAACCCGCTTTCGAGAGTTTAAACGACTCACGCATTTCGAGGACCTGTCATAA
- a CDS encoding helix-turn-helix domain-containing protein yields MDSLGTFFREAREAQGLSLQDVGASTRIQEFYLNALEEEQFDSLPQKVFTKGFVRTYAKTLGLDEEEAVRRFTISAGSYYQKEEEEQQQVIQREEENRKGKANRNAVIILTGVVLIGLIFILPREQSSPPPRPSSAPPKVSQESPTKSNMPSVGVGEEATVTSETSQEIEGGTSVTAVSPPMNQKPSSPSPKKPPESSTPATSQAPDAGQAVQETPNGQPAAPVKVMSAPFEPGQGEQDGPLMLELEALEITWVVVRSDDREPHEALLQPGERALWRAHERFFLTLGNAGGVKVKLNGIPKGPFGKHGSVIRDLEIKP; encoded by the coding sequence ATGGATTCATTGGGAACATTTTTTCGAGAAGCGCGGGAAGCTCAAGGCTTATCCCTGCAGGATGTGGGTGCCTCGACCAGAATCCAGGAATTTTATTTAAACGCGTTGGAAGAAGAACAATTTGACTCCCTTCCTCAGAAAGTCTTTACCAAAGGGTTTGTCCGGACCTATGCGAAAACTCTAGGGTTGGATGAAGAAGAAGCTGTACGGCGATTTACAATCTCCGCCGGATCGTATTACCAAAAGGAAGAGGAAGAACAGCAGCAAGTCATCCAACGGGAAGAAGAGAATCGGAAAGGCAAGGCCAATAGAAATGCAGTGATCATTCTTACAGGGGTGGTACTTATTGGATTGATTTTTATATTGCCTAGAGAACAGTCGTCCCCCCCGCCTCGGCCATCTAGTGCTCCGCCAAAGGTATCTCAAGAGTCCCCGACGAAATCCAACATGCCCTCTGTGGGTGTTGGAGAGGAGGCAACGGTTACTTCGGAAACTAGTCAGGAAATCGAAGGCGGGACATCAGTGACTGCAGTGTCTCCACCGATGAACCAAAAACCATCCTCTCCCTCTCCCAAGAAACCGCCCGAATCCTCTACGCCTGCGACGTCACAAGCCCCTGACGCAGGACAAGCTGTGCAAGAAACACCTAATGGCCAACCTGCTGCTCCTGTGAAGGTGATGAGTGCTCCGTTCGAGCCTGGTCAGGGTGAACAGGATGGGCCTCTCATGTTGGAGTTGGAAGCCTTGGAAATTACATGGGTCGTGGTTCGTTCTGATGACCGAGAGCCACATGAGGCTTTGTTGCAACCGGGCGAGCGTGCCCTTTGGCGGGCACATGAGCGATTTTTTTTGACGCTAGGGAATGCGGGTGGCGTGAAAGTGAAACTCAATGGAATACCCAAAGGGCCCTTCGGGAAGCATGGATCAGTGATACGTGACCTTGAAATCAAACCTTAA
- a CDS encoding cytidine deaminase: protein MSENFLDIPPLIKAAEAAFQHAVAPSSGFRVGAALQTQEGPLFTGCNIESPVYLGICAERVALFKALSEGYRKFLALAIVCEEGVPCPPCGTCRQLLWEFSPGLHIVLDNKFGETQIRIIEHLLPDVFERGGRKPFKNKEL, encoded by the coding sequence ATGTCAGAAAATTTTTTGGACATTCCCCCCTTAATTAAAGCGGCTGAGGCAGCATTTCAACATGCGGTCGCTCCTTCATCAGGCTTTCGAGTTGGCGCAGCATTACAAACACAAGAAGGGCCATTGTTTACGGGATGTAACATCGAAAGCCCAGTGTATCTTGGTATTTGCGCAGAACGCGTGGCGTTATTTAAAGCCTTGTCTGAGGGATATCGAAAATTTTTGGCCTTGGCCATTGTCTGTGAAGAAGGCGTACCCTGTCCGCCCTGTGGCACCTGCCGGCAACTCCTTTGGGAATTCTCTCCAGGTTTGCACATTGTGCTTGACAACAAGTTTGGCGAAACACAAATACGTATAATTGAGCACTTGTTGCCTGATGTATTCGAACGTGGAGGAAGAAAGCCATTTAAAAACAAAGAGTTGTAG
- a CDS encoding cytochrome c, producing MKKFLMVCSLLTAVAFAGSGVAFAGPEKDPMKPRVPKSDRGTAKKMKSPFGKLEDAPADIVAEGKKIFEGKGTCVNCHGKDGDGQGPAGKVLNPGPRDFTNCKFHKRRKDGELFWIVKNGSPGTGMVSMIPATITEEDGWKVLAYERSFCKK from the coding sequence ATGAAGAAGTTTTTAATGGTGTGTAGTTTGTTAACCGCTGTTGCCTTTGCGGGTAGCGGTGTGGCGTTTGCCGGTCCTGAAAAAGATCCAATGAAGCCCCGCGTGCCAAAATCTGACCGAGGCACGGCAAAAAAGATGAAGTCTCCATTTGGTAAATTGGAAGATGCTCCTGCGGATATTGTTGCTGAAGGCAAAAAGATTTTCGAAGGCAAGGGTACCTGTGTGAATTGCCATGGAAAAGATGGTGATGGGCAAGGTCCTGCTGGTAAAGTGCTAAATCCAGGTCCTCGCGATTTCACGAACTGCAAATTCCACAAGAGACGGAAAGATGGTGAATTGTTCTGGATCGTGAAGAATGGCAGTCCTGGTACTGGTATGGTGTCCATGATTCCAGCCACGATTACTGAAGAAGACGGTTGGAAGGTTCTTGCGTACGAGCGGAGCTTCTGTAAGAAATAA
- a CDS encoding cytochrome c — protein sequence MMVFSFIWTPLLAQEFEPLRPRVPVEERSMARKMLPPFGSTKRATPSIIAEGKALYEGKGTCISCHGESGLGDGEVGRSLNPSPRNFTNCRFHARRRDGELFWILKNGSPGTGMVPMIPVTITEEEAWKILAYERSFCRDWQR from the coding sequence ATGATGGTCTTTTCCTTTATATGGACACCTCTGCTCGCGCAGGAATTCGAGCCACTGCGACCAAGAGTTCCGGTTGAGGAACGGTCCATGGCGAGAAAAATGCTCCCTCCCTTTGGTTCTACAAAGAGAGCAACTCCCAGCATCATTGCTGAGGGGAAAGCTCTGTACGAAGGAAAAGGGACGTGCATTAGTTGTCATGGCGAGTCTGGATTGGGAGATGGCGAAGTTGGGCGATCACTCAATCCCAGCCCTCGTAACTTTACGAACTGCCGATTTCATGCGCGTCGGCGAGATGGGGAATTATTCTGGATTTTGAAAAATGGGAGTCCCGGAACAGGTATGGTTCCAATGATTCCCGTTACGATCACGGAAGAGGAAGCCTGGAAAATTCTTGCCTATGAGCGAAGCTTTTGTCGAGACTGGCAACGCTAG
- a CDS encoding HEAT repeat domain-containing protein produces the protein MSEDLKSSAEEPEAENSESLGAEESEQVVTDDMVDEVSSSLLDEEAVALADSETAEGASEEDEEFELEEEKVKDEIDIQIDLLHDSDWVVRREAVITLGEMADERCVEPLVRALRDGDWQVREAAVEAVAEVGPPAVDMLIQYVRDWESRKYVLRALGKINDERVLDPLISYLKSDEFKDDATRALVELGKPAVPKLIEALSSQDDFVKKQAILALGDIQDPQAVDPLIAVLTDTDWLVRLTAASSLEKIGDLRGRAAIKPLMKDPDMVVRMRVERILAAWKQNQPKGKEHEPANA, from the coding sequence ATGAGTGAAGATCTCAAATCTTCTGCCGAAGAACCAGAAGCCGAAAACTCTGAATCTCTAGGAGCAGAAGAATCAGAGCAGGTGGTCACCGATGACATGGTCGATGAAGTTTCCAGTTCTCTCCTGGATGAGGAAGCGGTGGCATTAGCGGATTCCGAGACCGCAGAAGGTGCATCGGAAGAGGATGAGGAATTTGAGCTCGAAGAAGAAAAAGTTAAAGATGAGATCGATATCCAGATCGATCTTCTGCATGATTCCGATTGGGTCGTGCGTCGCGAAGCGGTCATCACCTTGGGTGAGATGGCCGATGAACGTTGTGTTGAGCCGCTCGTTCGGGCTTTGCGAGATGGAGATTGGCAGGTGCGGGAAGCCGCAGTGGAAGCAGTCGCCGAAGTTGGCCCCCCAGCCGTGGACATGCTGATTCAGTATGTCCGTGATTGGGAATCTCGGAAATATGTGCTTCGGGCGTTAGGGAAAATCAATGACGAACGAGTGCTTGATCCTCTCATTTCCTATTTGAAAAGCGATGAATTTAAAGATGACGCCACTCGAGCGCTCGTTGAACTCGGCAAACCCGCCGTCCCAAAGTTGATTGAAGCGCTCAGCAGCCAAGATGATTTTGTCAAAAAACAAGCCATTTTGGCGTTAGGCGATATACAAGATCCTCAGGCGGTCGATCCCCTCATTGCCGTGCTAACAGACACGGATTGGTTAGTCCGATTGACTGCGGCTTCTTCCTTGGAAAAAATCGGAGATCTGCGAGGGCGTGCGGCGATTAAACCATTGATGAAAGATCCCGACATGGTCGTCCGTATGCGGGTGGAACGCATTCTAGCAGCCTGGAAACAAAATCAACCCAAAGGTAAGGAGCACGAGCCGGCAAACGCGTAA
- the glgP gene encoding alpha-glucan family phosphorylase, whose amino-acid sequence MHNSAQQDSTNHNSPFPRLHELSMNVWWSWTPVVRQVFENLDQTVWRQTHHNPVKLLQEVKPERLASLSQDIIFTRQYQAAVKAYDDYMTKTDHWFGTNFPQVAKASIGYFSAEFGLHNSIPIYSGGLGVLAGDHLKEASDLGIPLVGVSFMYSQAYFRQVIGPDGWQQAVNERFDRTSSAIQPAMLPTGKQCQITVQLGNRPVHCLIWFIQVGRILLYLLDTDVEDNQPDDRTLSARLYGGDQRTRLCQEVLLGIGGVRALRSLGIQPRMWHANEGHAAFLNLERMRELLQQGVSYSDAISQIRASSLFTTHTPVPAGHDVFSEDLINQHFSSYWTDMGLSREEFFALGQHPQEHPGQFHMTALAIRLSESVNGVSEEHGRVSRSMWQSMWPDRQEAQVPIHFVTNGVHVPTWIAPEMSHLYSKYLGPNWQDQSDESALWHRVLDIPDHELWEVRKFLKRKLLGFIRQRIQHGWTHGRLEAQQVLAGGALLNPYALTIGFGRRFATYKRANLLFYYPDRLKALLQNPWQPVQFIFAGKAHPADKPGQELIHEVYQFAKQHGFGGHITFLEDYDMHVAKFLVQGVDVWLNNPRPPLEASGTSGQKAALNGVPNLSVLDGWWKEGYDGSNGWAFPQATEGLEETAQDQHDAESLLHLLEKEVIPLYYQRDQDGIPHGWVKIVKNAIRTNAPRFSARRMLKDYVQQFYIVDHTRTHAEPSLERVR is encoded by the coding sequence ATGCACAATTCGGCACAACAAGACTCAACCAACCATAATTCACCATTTCCCAGATTACATGAACTTTCCATGAACGTCTGGTGGAGTTGGACGCCGGTTGTACGCCAAGTCTTTGAGAATCTTGATCAAACCGTATGGCGACAAACGCACCACAATCCGGTGAAACTGCTTCAAGAAGTCAAACCTGAACGCCTCGCCAGCCTATCCCAAGACATTATCTTTACCCGACAATACCAAGCGGCAGTCAAAGCCTATGATGACTATATGACGAAAACCGACCATTGGTTTGGGACGAATTTCCCTCAGGTAGCGAAAGCGTCCATTGGCTATTTTTCCGCAGAATTCGGGTTGCATAATTCTATCCCTATTTATAGTGGAGGTCTTGGTGTATTGGCCGGAGATCATTTGAAAGAAGCCAGTGATTTAGGCATTCCCCTAGTGGGCGTCAGTTTCATGTATTCTCAAGCTTATTTCCGACAAGTGATTGGGCCGGATGGATGGCAACAGGCCGTCAATGAACGGTTTGATCGAACCTCTTCGGCCATTCAACCGGCGATGCTTCCGACAGGGAAGCAATGCCAAATCACCGTCCAATTGGGAAATCGCCCGGTTCATTGCTTGATTTGGTTTATTCAAGTCGGTCGGATCCTGCTTTATTTATTGGATACGGATGTGGAAGACAATCAACCAGACGATCGAACGCTTTCGGCTCGCCTGTACGGTGGCGACCAACGAACCCGGTTATGCCAGGAAGTACTGCTGGGCATTGGCGGTGTTCGCGCACTCCGGTCGCTGGGAATTCAGCCGCGCATGTGGCATGCCAATGAAGGGCATGCGGCCTTTCTCAATCTGGAACGCATGCGTGAGTTACTCCAGCAAGGAGTATCCTACTCGGACGCCATATCACAGATTCGCGCCAGTTCCTTATTTACGACCCACACTCCTGTTCCTGCCGGACACGATGTCTTTTCTGAAGACCTCATCAATCAACACTTTTCTTCCTATTGGACGGACATGGGATTGAGCCGTGAGGAATTTTTCGCATTGGGCCAACATCCGCAAGAACATCCTGGCCAATTCCATATGACCGCACTTGCCATCCGGTTATCTGAAAGCGTGAACGGCGTGAGCGAAGAACATGGGCGCGTGTCGCGGTCCATGTGGCAGAGCATGTGGCCCGATCGTCAGGAAGCCCAAGTGCCAATTCATTTTGTTACCAACGGCGTCCACGTCCCTACATGGATTGCTCCGGAAATGAGCCACCTCTACTCAAAATATTTAGGGCCCAATTGGCAGGATCAATCCGATGAGTCCGCCCTCTGGCATCGCGTCCTGGATATTCCTGATCACGAATTGTGGGAAGTCCGAAAATTTTTGAAACGGAAATTGCTAGGCTTTATTCGACAACGAATCCAACATGGATGGACTCATGGCCGATTAGAAGCGCAACAAGTCCTTGCGGGAGGCGCGCTACTCAATCCCTACGCCCTCACCATTGGTTTTGGACGACGATTTGCGACCTATAAACGGGCTAACCTTCTTTTTTATTATCCTGATCGCCTCAAAGCCCTTTTGCAAAACCCTTGGCAACCCGTCCAATTTATCTTTGCAGGGAAAGCTCATCCAGCCGACAAGCCAGGGCAAGAACTCATCCATGAAGTGTATCAATTTGCCAAACAACATGGGTTCGGCGGGCATATCACCTTCCTCGAAGATTACGACATGCATGTGGCTAAGTTTTTGGTACAAGGTGTGGATGTGTGGTTGAATAATCCCCGTCCACCACTCGAAGCCAGTGGTACCAGTGGACAAAAAGCCGCCCTCAACGGGGTCCCGAATTTAAGTGTCCTCGACGGGTGGTGGAAGGAAGGCTATGACGGTTCCAATGGATGGGCCTTTCCACAGGCCACCGAGGGATTGGAAGAAACCGCCCAGGATCAGCACGATGCCGAATCCCTCTTGCACCTTCTCGAAAAAGAAGTGATTCCTTTGTACTATCAACGGGACCAGGACGGCATTCCGCACGGATGGGTGAAGATTGTGAAAAATGCTATTCGGACTAATGCTCCACGATTCAGTGCCCGACGCATGCTGAAAGATTATGTCCAACAATTTTATATTGTGGATCATACCCGAACACATGCCGAACCTTCATTGGAAAGGGTACGCTAA
- a CDS encoding ATP-dependent helicase has translation MDTLKPDPKVYVLKRSSADTPIRPLSRDYAQELNPQQLAAVEVVNGPSLVIAGAGSGKTRVLVYRVARLIDMGVDPSSILLLTFTRKAAQEMLGRVGMLIGPQSDRVMGGTFHSVANILLRRFGRTIGLEPGFTILDRGDSEDLVGLVRGQIGLVETNKRFPRKRTIVDMFSKCSNTLQPLDNVLLNEYSHFGDFLDNLTKLQEGYNSTKRQRQLVDYDDLLLRLRELLIADESARRMISETYRYILVDEYQDTNRLQAEVVRNLAATHDNVMVVGDDSQSIYAFRGATFRNIMEFPTLFPGTQIFKLEENYRSTQSVLGLANAVIEGATEKYSKTLFTNKEGGERPALVQAMGENPQSRFVAQKILELREEGVPLSDMAVLFRSSFHAFDLEVELTKRDVPFIKRGGFKFIETAHVKDLLAHLRVIHNPLDSVSWNRLLLLIEGVGPKKAKDLVAQLVATDTPSAVLREGSGRSAFGLRNLAAALDAVGHADDGSPPDQINQVLEYYFPILKDQYDDYPKRIRDLEHLQGMAERYHSLEEFLADLTLEPPDESVLDVDAPDRDDERLVLSTIHSAKGLEWRSVFVIWLVDGRFPSSYSFTSDEELEEERRLLYVAVTRAKQHLYLTFPVNVYDKATGSILSKPSRFLDDVSTDLVDAWSVVDEGEPYHWG, from the coding sequence ATGGATACCCTGAAGCCTGATCCCAAAGTCTACGTGCTCAAACGGTCGAGTGCCGACACACCGATTCGCCCCCTCTCCCGAGACTATGCCCAGGAATTGAATCCCCAACAACTCGCTGCCGTGGAGGTGGTCAACGGGCCGTCGTTGGTGATTGCCGGGGCGGGAAGTGGAAAGACCCGCGTGTTGGTCTATCGCGTCGCTCGGTTGATTGACATGGGCGTGGATCCGTCCTCGATTCTCCTGCTGACCTTTACCCGAAAAGCCGCACAAGAAATGTTGGGGCGCGTGGGCATGCTCATCGGTCCGCAAAGTGATCGCGTCATGGGCGGGACCTTTCACTCCGTGGCCAATATCCTTCTCCGGCGGTTTGGCCGGACGATTGGATTGGAACCGGGATTCACCATTTTGGATCGTGGAGATTCCGAAGACCTGGTGGGTCTGGTGCGTGGGCAAATTGGCCTGGTGGAAACCAACAAACGCTTTCCACGAAAACGAACCATTGTCGATATGTTCAGCAAATGTTCGAATACCCTCCAACCCTTGGATAATGTTCTGCTCAATGAATATAGCCACTTTGGCGACTTTCTCGACAATCTCACGAAACTGCAAGAGGGGTATAATTCGACCAAGCGTCAACGGCAGTTAGTCGATTACGACGACCTGTTGCTTCGTCTTCGGGAATTGCTCATCGCAGATGAATCCGCCAGACGAATGATTTCCGAAACCTATCGCTACATTTTGGTAGATGAGTATCAAGACACCAACCGGTTGCAAGCCGAGGTTGTCCGAAACCTCGCCGCTACCCATGACAACGTGATGGTGGTCGGCGATGACTCGCAATCCATCTATGCGTTCCGGGGGGCCACGTTCCGGAATATCATGGAATTTCCCACGCTGTTTCCCGGTACCCAGATCTTCAAACTCGAAGAAAATTATCGTAGCACGCAGTCGGTCCTGGGGTTGGCCAATGCCGTCATCGAAGGAGCCACGGAAAAATACAGTAAAACCCTGTTCACGAACAAAGAGGGGGGCGAGCGGCCAGCCTTGGTGCAGGCCATGGGGGAAAACCCGCAATCCCGGTTCGTGGCGCAAAAGATTCTGGAGTTGCGGGAAGAAGGGGTACCGCTGAGTGACATGGCCGTGCTGTTTCGGTCGAGCTTTCATGCGTTTGATTTGGAAGTGGAACTAACCAAGCGGGATGTGCCGTTTATTAAACGAGGCGGGTTCAAGTTTATCGAAACCGCGCATGTCAAAGACTTACTCGCCCATCTGCGAGTCATTCACAATCCGCTAGACAGCGTGAGTTGGAATCGCTTACTCCTGTTAATCGAAGGCGTGGGACCGAAAAAAGCCAAGGATTTGGTGGCTCAATTGGTGGCCACGGACACGCCCAGTGCCGTATTGCGGGAAGGGTCGGGACGATCGGCCTTTGGCTTGCGCAATTTAGCGGCAGCGTTGGATGCCGTAGGCCATGCTGATGACGGGTCCCCGCCGGATCAAATCAACCAAGTGCTGGAATATTATTTCCCGATTTTGAAAGATCAGTACGACGACTATCCCAAGCGCATCCGGGATTTAGAACATTTGCAGGGGATGGCGGAGCGTTATCACAGCCTAGAAGAGTTTTTGGCGGACCTCACACTGGAGCCACCGGATGAAAGCGTCTTGGATGTGGACGCCCCCGATCGGGATGATGAACGGCTGGTATTATCCACGATTCATTCCGCCAAGGGGCTGGAATGGCGAAGCGTGTTTGTCATTTGGCTGGTGGATGGACGGTTTCCCTCCTCTTATTCATTTACCAGCGATGAAGAATTGGAGGAAGAACGTCGGCTGCTGTATGTGGCGGTGACTCGGGCCAAACAACATCTCTACCTCACCTTTCCGGTCAACGTGTATGATAAAGCGACAGGGTCGATCCTGTCCAAGCCCTCGAGGTTTTTGGATGACGTGTCTACGGATCTCGTGGATGCCTGGAGTGTGGTCGATGAAGGCGAGCCATATCACTGGGGGTAA
- a CDS encoding outer membrane beta-barrel protein yields the protein MRTFTIKTLLVFGTILSSIVPSLTHADHLTTRSGEERKIFHGKYDPGLYQPTRIETGWGASLRAGGAFYHGDVIAAVSPDPAILVNGQFFYHINRDWHMGLSVEWEEHNATVGGVDFGTARTISLLPYIEFHFPVGRWSPYASLGVGLNLNDFDEDNQVAANCAALGFGPCDVSPDNTFAFRGGAGVDFFVADNLAINAEAAWKSNSGDGEITVGGTPVLQGDFDASAVQVLVGLRWFFE from the coding sequence ATGAGAACCTTCACGATAAAAACCCTGTTGGTCTTTGGGACCATCTTGTCATCCATCGTCCCAAGCCTCACCCACGCCGACCACCTCACGACTAGGTCTGGTGAGGAGAGAAAAATCTTTCACGGGAAGTACGACCCCGGCCTCTACCAGCCGACACGCATCGAGACGGGATGGGGAGCGTCCCTGAGGGCCGGCGGGGCCTTCTATCACGGCGATGTGATCGCAGCGGTGTCCCCCGATCCGGCGATCCTGGTGAACGGCCAGTTCTTCTATCACATCAACCGCGACTGGCACATGGGTCTGAGCGTGGAGTGGGAAGAGCACAATGCAACGGTGGGCGGGGTGGACTTCGGGACGGCGCGGACCATATCTCTATTACCCTACATCGAGTTCCACTTCCCCGTAGGCCGATGGTCTCCGTATGCCTCTCTGGGGGTAGGGTTGAACCTCAACGACTTCGATGAGGACAACCAGGTCGCGGCCAACTGCGCGGCGTTGGGGTTCGGCCCCTGCGACGTGTCTCCCGATAACACCTTCGCCTTCAGGGGCGGGGCCGGTGTGGACTTCTTCGTGGCCGACAATTTAGCCATCAATGCCGAGGCCGCCTGGAAATCGAACTCCGGCGACGGCGAGATCACGGTGGGTGGTACGCCAGTCCTTCAAGGTGACTTTGATGCGAGTGCAGTTCAGGTGTTGGTCGGCCTCAGGTGGTTCTTCGAGTAG
- a CDS encoding helix-turn-helix transcriptional regulator translates to MKRKARVLMAFGEALRKFRLDAGLSQEELAARADLHRTYVGDVERGERNVSLVNMVKLSEASGVKLSRVLKEAEKEL, encoded by the coding sequence ATGAAACGGAAGGCGCGGGTGCTCATGGCCTTTGGCGAGGCCCTCAGGAAATTCAGGTTAGATGCTGGTCTGTCTCAGGAGGAGTTGGCGGCGAGGGCGGACCTCCACCGGACCTACGTGGGGGACGTGGAGCGGGGGGAGCGGAACGTCAGTCTGGTCAACATGGTGAAGTTGTCTGAGGCCTCTGGGGTGAAACTGAGTCGGGTGCTGAAGGAGGCGGAGAAAGAGCTTTGA